CGGCCTCGTCACGATCGCGCGGGTGGTCCGGTTCGCGCTGGATCGCCACCGGGAGCTGACGCTGCTCTTTCTGGTCGGGCTCATCGCCGGCTCGATTCCTGCGCCGCTCCACGAGGTCGCCGCCGCACACGCCCTGACGGGCGACGTCCTGGCACTGACCGCGGCCTGGGCGGTGGTCGGTGCGGTCGCGCTGTTCGCGCTCGATCGGCTCGCGGGCGGGTTCGATCCCGAGTGAGAACTGTACGCGTGGACTACCGGCGGTCGTAGATCCGAACCGCCCGATCGTGCCGAACCGACACCCCGTTGGGGTTCCGCCGGGTCGATCGGTCGGCGTATCGGGCTCGGACTCCGTCTTTGAGACCGACGGTGGCGTTCGTGACGACGTCGACGCCGTCGGAGAACCAGCCCGTCGGCGTCGCGTCGCCGGTGACGATTTCCCGAACTCCGGCGGCCCCGTCCCGGATCGCGCTGCCGACGGTCCGCCCGAGGACGGTCGGTCGGGGTCCGTAGTTCTTCCCGAGCCCGTAGGCCAGCGCTCGGTAGGTCGTCCCCCAGTCGGGGTCGGCCCGTCCCCCGTCGGCGCCGACGTCGCTGCGGGCGGCCATCGACGGCTCCCAGGCGACCTCGAAGCCGAGCCCGCCCACGCGGTGGGCGCAGTCGCGTGCGCCGTCGTCCTCGAGGTACTCGTCGAACCCATCCAGGGCCTCGAGCGAGGTGCGATCGAACGCGACGTTCCCCCCGTCGAACAGCGTCACGTCTCGGCCGGCGATCGATCGGCTGCGTTCGGCGCCGTCGGTTCCGTCGACGTCGCCGGTCGGGCCGGCGACGACGTCGGCGCCGTCGGCGACCGCGTCCGCGAGGGCGCCGTACCACCCCGGCTCGATCGCGTACTCGGCGTCGAGGAAGGCGACGATATCGCCCGTCGCCGTCTCGAAGCCGGCGTTACGGGAAACGTTGGGGTTTCGCTCGGAGATCTCGACGAGGACGTCGACGTCCTCGCGCTCGCGGACGACCCCTGTGGTGCCGTCGGAGGAGGGGCCGTTGACGACGACGAGCTCCGTCTCGTCGGGAGTTTCGGCCTCGAGCGCGTCGAGACAGGACAGCAGTCGCTCCCGGTCGTTGAGCGTCGAGACGACTACCGAGAGCTCCATACCGTATAGTAGCCGCGTCCGAGGATAAAAAGAGGGTGGGATTCGATCCCGACTACCTGACCCGGGTGTTCCAGTAGGAAACCGACGCGAAGTGGTCGGTCACCGGATGCCCGCCGACCGTCTCGTCGAGCGTGCGGATCGCGGTCGCCAGTCGGTTCGGGATCGACCGGTAGAGTCCGTACGGCGCCAGGAAGTCGTCCTCGACGTCGACCAGCGTTAGGTCGGTCTTCGCGAGCAACACGCTGACCTCGCTTTTCGAGTAGAGCCGCGATCCCATCGGTAGCGCCCAGTTGTAGACGCTGCGGGCCGAAAAGCGGTTGAACGTGTCGAAGACGATCTGGTCGCGCGAGACCCGGCGCATCTCCCGGAGGAACGCCTCGGGGTCGTCCGCCAGGTGGAAAAACCGCATCGCGATGACGGTGTCGAAGTGATCGTCCGGAAACGGTAGCCGTCCGGCGTCGCCCCGCAGGAACTCGAGGGTTCCCTCGAGGGTTGCCGACTGCGCTTTCTTGCGTCCCTGTTGCAGCATCGCCGCCGAAATGTCCAGCCCCACGACGTCTGCGCCGCGTTCGGCGAGCATGACCGTAAACCGCCCGGTACCACAGGCGATCTCGAGGACGTTGCGGCCCTCGACGGGCATGATCGCGTCGAGTACGGCCTCCTTCTCCCGGCGGTCGATCAGCTGTCCGCCCTGGGAGAAGCGCTTGTCGTCGTACTCGGCGGCGACGTCGTCGGCCTGGTACCACTCCTGTCCTTTCACACTGGCTCCAACTACAGCGGCGATGGGATAAAACGATACTGGAGTCGCCCGGGGACCGTCCGATATCTGACAGCTCCACACAGCACGGAAACGACGCCGATGGCGGCGCTGTCCGACGCGTTCGGTTCCTCGGCGAGCTGATCGGTCCGTTCGCGGGCGGACCCGTCGCTCGAGGGTGGTAATATGACGTCTAGACACCTTATACAAACTGGATTGTTCGTATCCACATATAGGGAAGCTTTACCACTACTGACTCCGCTGTGAGTGGTATGAGCATGAGTACCGCAGAGGAACGTGCTGCCGCTACCGAGGAGTCACTCTCCGACGAAGAGTACCGCGACCGCCTCCGTGACCTGCCTCCGAGCGCGAAGCTCGTCGCCAAGGTCCTCGAAACCGAATCGCCGCTCTCCCAGGGCCAGCTCGCCGAGGAGTCGCTGCTGCCCGACCGGACCGTCCGCTACGCGCTCAACCGCCTCGAGGACGTCGAGCTGATCGGCTCCCGGTACAGCTTCCGGGACGCACGCAAGCAGGTGTACTTCCTGAAACGGTAACGACACCTCCTTTTCCCTCGACCGTAACGTCCGCCTGTGAACGTCGTTTCCAGTGCCGTCTCCGTGCCGACCCGCGCGCCCGGCGGTGAGACCAACGCCTACCTGCTCGGCGAGGAGCCGTCGGTCCTCGTCGATCCCGCGGCCCGAACCGACGCGCTCGATGCCCTGGTCGCGGCCCGATCCGTCGACCACATCGTCGTCACCCACACCCACCCCGACCACGTCGGCGCGGTCGCGGCCTACGCGGCCGAGACCGACGCGACCGTCTGGGCGCGGTACGGCCGCACCGAGCGGTTCCGCGAGGCGACGGGAGTCGACCCCGACCGACAGCTCCGTCCCGGCACGACGATCGGTCTCGGCGACGAGCGGGTGCGGGTCCTCGACGCCCCGGGTCACGCGCCGGACCACCTCGCGTTCGAGGCGGGCGAGGACGGCCCGATCGTCTGTGGCGACTGTGCGGTCCGTGAGGGCAGCGTCGTCGTCGGCGCCCCCGAGGGCGATCTGCGGGCGTACCTGACGACGCTGCGTCGGCTCCGGGCGATCGATCCACCGACGCTGTACCCGGGCCACGGCCCCGTCATCGAGACTCCCCGGGAGACCCTCGAACGGCTCATCGCCCACCGGAACCGGCGTGAGCGACGCGTCCTCGAGGCAGTCGAGGACGGCGCGCGCACGCTCCCGGACGTCCTCGAGGCGGCCTACGAGAAGGATCTCTCGGGTGTCCGCGACCTCGCGCGGGCGACGGTACGAGCCCACCTCGAGAAGCTCGCTGTCGAGGACCGCGTCGAGTGGAACGGCGAGGACGTCGCAGCCACCGGATCGGGAGCTACTCGGTCGAGGTGAACTGGAACTCGAAGCTGAGCTGGTCTTCCGTTTTGACTCGGACGCCGCCGAACTCCTCGGCGATCTGTTTCTGGGCCTCCGAGCTCGGTTCGACGGTACACGCGACGCTGTTGTGGTTCGCGTTGTACTCGA
This genomic window from Natronococcus occultus SP4 contains:
- a CDS encoding MBL fold metallo-hydrolase produces the protein MNVVSSAVSVPTRAPGGETNAYLLGEEPSVLVDPAARTDALDALVAARSVDHIVVTHTHPDHVGAVAAYAAETDATVWARYGRTERFREATGVDPDRQLRPGTTIGLGDERVRVLDAPGHAPDHLAFEAGEDGPIVCGDCAVREGSVVVGAPEGDLRAYLTTLRRLRAIDPPTLYPGHGPVIETPRETLERLIAHRNRRERRVLEAVEDGARTLPDVLEAAYEKDLSGVRDLARATVRAHLEKLAVEDRVEWNGEDVAATGSGATRSR
- a CDS encoding class I SAM-dependent methyltransferase, which codes for MKGQEWYQADDVAAEYDDKRFSQGGQLIDRREKEAVLDAIMPVEGRNVLEIACGTGRFTVMLAERGADVVGLDISAAMLQQGRKKAQSATLEGTLEFLRGDAGRLPFPDDHFDTVIAMRFFHLADDPEAFLREMRRVSRDQIVFDTFNRFSARSVYNWALPMGSRLYSKSEVSVLLAKTDLTLVDVEDDFLAPYGLYRSIPNRLATAIRTLDETVGGHPVTDHFASVSYWNTRVR
- a CDS encoding MarR family transcriptional regulator produces the protein MSMSTAEERAAATEESLSDEEYRDRLRDLPPSAKLVAKVLETESPLSQGQLAEESLLPDRTVRYALNRLEDVELIGSRYSFRDARKQVYFLKR
- a CDS encoding glycosyltransferase family 2 protein, translating into MELSVVVSTLNDRERLLSCLDALEAETPDETELVVVNGPSSDGTTGVVREREDVDVLVEISERNPNVSRNAGFETATGDIVAFLDAEYAIEPGWYGALADAVADGADVVAGPTGDVDGTDGAERSRSIAGRDVTLFDGGNVAFDRTSLEALDGFDEYLEDDGARDCAHRVGGLGFEVAWEPSMAARSDVGADGGRADPDWGTTYRALAYGLGKNYGPRPTVLGRTVGSAIRDGAAGVREIVTGDATPTGWFSDGVDVVTNATVGLKDGVRARYADRSTRRNPNGVSVRHDRAVRIYDRR